A window of Aeromicrobium sp. A1-2 contains these coding sequences:
- a CDS encoding cell wall metabolism sensor histidine kinase WalK, protein MTLRERLGSGFGVRLLGAQALVLLAGAATTWIVATIVGPGIFRDHLHRAGVPHTAAEEQHVERAFTSSLAIAISIALVAATVTALAVTWYFSRRVQRSIAQVSTATAHVAAGQYDVRVNDPGLGREFSVLASTSNTLAERLETAETTRRRMLADLAHEMRTPLATVDAHLEAIEDGIRDLDADTLGVIRLSTQRLKRLAEDISAVSRAEEGILDITRTPIAAAGLVSAAARTADGRIAAAGINLQIDLMTDAQVLVDPDRIGQVLTNLLDNALRHTPPGGTVRISCSLRGRWVQYVVADTGDGIAPEHLSHVFERFYRADAARARAHGGSGIGLSIAKALVEAHGGEITASSPGPGRGAEFSVRLRVI, encoded by the coding sequence ATGACCCTCCGCGAACGTCTGGGCAGCGGCTTCGGAGTCCGGCTGCTCGGCGCCCAGGCGTTGGTCCTGCTCGCCGGCGCCGCGACGACCTGGATCGTCGCCACAATCGTCGGCCCCGGCATCTTCCGCGACCATCTGCACCGGGCGGGTGTCCCGCACACCGCAGCGGAGGAACAGCACGTGGAGCGGGCCTTCACCTCGTCCCTTGCCATCGCGATCTCGATCGCATTGGTCGCTGCGACCGTCACGGCCCTGGCTGTGACGTGGTACTTCTCGCGTCGGGTCCAACGATCCATCGCGCAGGTGTCCACTGCAACGGCGCACGTGGCCGCCGGACAGTACGACGTACGCGTCAACGACCCCGGGCTGGGCCGGGAGTTCTCGGTCCTCGCGTCCACCAGCAACACGCTCGCGGAACGGCTGGAGACCGCCGAGACCACTCGCCGTCGGATGCTCGCGGACCTGGCCCACGAGATGCGCACCCCGCTGGCCACCGTCGACGCGCACCTGGAGGCGATCGAGGATGGCATCCGAGACCTCGACGCCGACACTCTCGGCGTGATCCGCCTGAGCACCCAGCGGCTGAAGCGGCTCGCGGAAGACATCTCGGCAGTCTCGCGCGCCGAGGAGGGAATCCTGGACATCACTCGAACGCCGATAGCGGCGGCCGGCCTGGTGAGCGCCGCCGCCCGCACGGCCGACGGCCGCATCGCCGCCGCAGGCATCAACCTCCAGATCGACCTGATGACCGACGCGCAGGTGCTGGTCGATCCTGATCGCATCGGCCAGGTGCTCACCAACCTGCTCGACAACGCGCTGCGCCACACCCCGCCCGGCGGCACCGTCCGGATCTCCTGCTCCCTGCGTGGGCGATGGGTCCAGTACGTCGTGGCCGACACCGGCGACGGCATCGCGCCCGAACACCTCAGTCACGTCTTCGAGCGCTTCTATCGCGCGGACGCCGCACGGGCTCGCGCCCACGGGGGTTCGGGAATCGGACTCAGCATCGCCAAGGCGCTGGTCGAGGCCCACGGCGGTGAGATCACCGCGTCCAGTCCAGGACCAGGACGTGGGGCGGAGTTCTCGGTCCGCCTGCGGGTGATCTGA
- a CDS encoding multicopper oxidase family protein produces the protein MPELSRRGLLLGGLAIAATGALGACTSPSSNRVTSTFGPPTRLSAAPGQSVVERTLVAKPATLDLGGTAVETWAFGDTAPGPLIRANAGDLLRIRFENQLPADTTVHWHGIALRNEADGVPGLTQNPITSGDSFLYEFTAPDPGTYFYHPHVGVQLDRGLYAPLIIDDPRETGGYDSEWVLVLDDWVDGTGRTPDDVLAELSAADGEDSGGMGGMDMGGKSMGDPPFGDAGDVAYPHYLINGRVPTAPDVLRGKPGERVRLRIINAGSDTLFTVALGGHRLTITHTDGYAVQPRETDALYIGMGERYDAIVTLEDGVFPLVAAPYGKKGQAMALVRTGAGSAPAPTVHLTELDGAILEANDLQPAESTRLPSRKPDATEMVHLSGQMAPYRWAINGAAYGKNDPILIDQGDRVRLQLMNMTQMTHPMHVHGHTFALPNGLRKDTVLVKPMSSLSVDLQADNPGSWMTHCHNIYHGEAGMMIALNYRT, from the coding sequence ATGCCTGAACTATCGCGTCGCGGCCTGCTGCTCGGCGGACTGGCCATCGCCGCCACGGGCGCACTCGGCGCCTGTACGTCGCCATCAAGCAACCGGGTCACGTCGACGTTCGGGCCTCCCACTCGTCTGTCCGCGGCTCCCGGGCAGAGCGTGGTCGAGCGCACCCTGGTTGCGAAGCCAGCGACCCTGGACCTCGGCGGCACCGCCGTCGAGACCTGGGCGTTCGGCGACACGGCACCCGGTCCGCTGATCCGCGCGAACGCGGGCGACCTGCTCAGGATCCGTTTCGAGAACCAACTCCCGGCAGACACCACTGTGCACTGGCACGGCATCGCACTGCGCAACGAGGCTGACGGTGTCCCGGGCCTGACCCAGAACCCGATCACGTCCGGCGACTCATTCCTCTACGAGTTCACCGCGCCTGATCCGGGCACGTACTTCTACCACCCACACGTGGGAGTGCAGCTCGACCGAGGCCTCTACGCACCCCTGATCATCGACGACCCACGCGAGACCGGCGGCTACGACTCGGAATGGGTCCTCGTCCTGGACGACTGGGTCGACGGCACGGGTCGCACCCCCGACGACGTGCTGGCCGAGCTCAGCGCCGCCGACGGGGAGGACTCCGGCGGCATGGGCGGCATGGACATGGGCGGCAAAAGCATGGGTGATCCCCCGTTCGGGGATGCCGGCGACGTGGCCTATCCCCACTACCTGATCAACGGCCGCGTCCCGACAGCCCCCGACGTACTTCGCGGCAAGCCGGGCGAGCGCGTCCGGCTCCGCATCATCAACGCCGGCTCCGACACCCTGTTCACCGTTGCTCTTGGCGGGCACCGACTCACGATCACCCACACCGATGGCTATGCCGTGCAGCCCCGTGAGACCGACGCGCTCTACATCGGGATGGGCGAACGCTACGACGCCATCGTGACACTCGAGGACGGGGTCTTTCCCCTCGTCGCCGCACCATACGGGAAGAAGGGCCAGGCCATGGCCCTGGTTCGCACCGGCGCCGGCAGTGCACCGGCACCGACCGTCCACCTGACTGAGCTCGACGGTGCGATCCTCGAGGCCAACGACCTGCAACCGGCTGAGTCGACTCGACTTCCCTCCCGGAAGCCCGATGCCACCGAGATGGTCCATCTGAGCGGCCAGATGGCGCCCTACCGGTGGGCCATCAACGGCGCTGCCTACGGCAAGAACGATCCCATCCTGATCGACCAGGGCGACCGGGTACGTCTGCAACTGATGAACATGACGCAGATGACCCACCCCATGCACGTCCACGGCCACACCTTCGCCCTGCCCAACGGCCTTCGGAAGGACACCGTGCTCGTCAAGCCGATGTCATCCCTGTCGGTCGACCTGCAGGCCGACAACCCTGGTTCCTGGATGACGCACTGCCACAACATCTACCACGGCGAGGCCGGGATGATGATCGCCCTCAACTACCGGACCTGA
- a CDS encoding FtsX-like permease family protein, with protein MFVAFKEIRRSLGRFSLLTSAVALLVLLLLFFQAVAGTLTSGLTGGLESSSADVLVYDAQARRNPATSIVPSSVQAEVAAATDVVATSQIGLSVFTGTTAGTEIDVQLVGGDMSGPSVPTDVADGRLPRARGEALLSGSSFDTPIKIGQLVTVEGVKLKVVGTADDAAFNVLPTLYVPFADYVAAAQERAGAPIDVAPSLIGVKVADGVDPEVVARSLTASIDGIEALDRSAAVDALPGVSSITQSFSILYLLLYLVVAIVTGVFFLILTVQKQDALVLLRAVGASSRDLIGSVLMQALVVVGLGALLGSAVTAALLALTQDVFGATLSVGGTARTVGLIIALGLVASVGAVRRVLAVDPVEATTTGGI; from the coding sequence GTGTTCGTAGCGTTCAAGGAGATCCGCCGGTCTCTCGGCCGGTTCTCACTGCTGACCTCCGCAGTGGCACTGCTGGTGCTGCTGCTCCTGTTCTTCCAAGCGGTGGCCGGCACCTTAACGAGCGGTCTGACCGGTGGGCTGGAGTCGAGCTCGGCCGATGTCCTGGTCTACGACGCGCAGGCCCGCCGCAACCCGGCGACGAGCATCGTGCCGTCGTCGGTGCAGGCAGAAGTCGCGGCGGCGACCGATGTGGTGGCCACGTCGCAGATCGGGCTGAGCGTGTTCACCGGGACGACCGCTGGGACGGAGATCGACGTCCAGCTGGTGGGTGGCGACATGTCAGGGCCGTCCGTGCCGACCGATGTCGCGGACGGCCGACTCCCGCGCGCTCGTGGCGAGGCGTTGCTCAGTGGCTCGTCGTTCGACACCCCCATCAAGATCGGCCAGCTCGTCACCGTGGAAGGCGTGAAGCTCAAGGTCGTGGGGACCGCCGACGACGCCGCCTTCAACGTGCTCCCCACCTTGTACGTCCCGTTCGCGGACTACGTCGCCGCGGCGCAGGAAAGAGCGGGCGCACCAATCGACGTGGCGCCCTCCCTGATCGGCGTCAAGGTCGCCGACGGCGTTGACCCGGAGGTCGTCGCCCGCTCACTGACCGCGTCGATCGACGGGATCGAGGCACTGGACCGGTCGGCGGCCGTCGACGCGCTCCCCGGAGTCAGCTCGATCACCCAGTCGTTCTCGATCCTCTACCTGCTGCTGTACCTGGTCGTTGCGATCGTCACCGGCGTGTTCTTCCTGATCCTCACGGTCCAGAAGCAGGATGCACTCGTGCTGCTGCGCGCCGTGGGTGCCAGCAGTCGTGACCTGATCGGCTCGGTCCTGATGCAGGCGCTCGTGGTGGTGGGGCTCGGCGCGCTGCTGGGCTCGGCAGTCACCGCGGCACTGCTGGCCCTGACCCAGGACGTCTTCGGTGCGACCCTCAGCGTGGGCGGGACGGCAAGGACCGTGGGTCTGATCATTGCGCTGGGCCTCGTGGCCTCGGTCGGCGCAGTACGTCGCGTGCTGGCCGTCGACCCGGTCGAAGCGACCACCACCGGAGGCATCTGA
- a CDS encoding ABC transporter permease encodes MRIAFKELVRQPGRFLSVGGALTMLVVLLVVLGGFLDGLELNQTGPYRAHEGRLLVFSDQSKLLIQRSQVDAEEAAQLGATDGVAAVGALNQIQSTASDDQGDIIDIVLFGYDLSTDVLPSPPADGGAIIDQALADRNDVAVGDTLLVGATAEPVEVAGVVDDLSQGSPTIWISTERWRAIVKAGNPAALPPEGFNQALVIEPSGGADTKALIGSLAAVDGVAAVPPKQAIDALPVVQQQSSTFQGIIGVTFVVTLLVVALFFTLITLERVDLYAVLKALGARTGNLMAGISTQALGVSLVALALGFGLSVGFVGLLPAELPVRLEAARMLQTAVGVLASALLGSLFTLRRILRIDPAEAIG; translated from the coding sequence ATGAGAATCGCGTTCAAGGAGCTGGTCCGTCAGCCCGGTCGATTCCTCTCGGTCGGCGGGGCGCTCACCATGTTGGTCGTGCTCCTGGTCGTGCTGGGCGGCTTCCTGGACGGTCTGGAGCTCAACCAGACCGGTCCCTACCGAGCTCATGAGGGCCGACTGCTCGTCTTCTCCGATCAGAGCAAGCTGCTGATCCAGAGGTCACAGGTGGATGCCGAGGAGGCTGCGCAGCTGGGCGCCACCGACGGGGTCGCGGCGGTCGGAGCGCTCAACCAGATCCAGTCGACGGCCAGTGACGATCAGGGCGACATCATCGACATCGTCCTGTTCGGGTACGACCTGTCGACCGACGTGCTCCCCTCTCCCCCGGCTGACGGTGGCGCCATCATCGACCAGGCGCTGGCCGACCGCAACGACGTCGCCGTGGGCGACACCCTCCTGGTCGGCGCGACAGCGGAGCCGGTCGAGGTCGCCGGGGTCGTCGACGACCTCAGTCAGGGCTCACCCACGATCTGGATCTCGACCGAGCGTTGGCGGGCGATCGTCAAGGCAGGAAATCCGGCTGCCCTGCCACCGGAGGGGTTCAACCAGGCGTTGGTCATCGAGCCGAGCGGCGGCGCCGACACCAAGGCGCTCATCGGCAGCCTGGCTGCCGTCGACGGCGTCGCCGCGGTCCCCCCGAAGCAGGCGATCGACGCCCTGCCCGTTGTGCAGCAGCAGTCATCGACCTTCCAGGGCATCATCGGGGTCACCTTCGTCGTCACGCTGCTGGTCGTGGCGCTGTTCTTCACCCTCATCACTTTGGAACGGGTCGATCTCTACGCGGTGCTCAAGGCACTGGGCGCCCGGACCGGCAACCTGATGGCCGGGATCTCGACCCAGGCCCTGGGCGTGAGCCTGGTGGCGCTTGCCCTCGGCTTCGGGCTGAGCGTGGGCTTCGTCGGCCTGCTGCCGGCCGAGCTGCCAGTACGGCTGGAGGCAGCCCGGATGCTCCAGACCGCGGTCGGCGTGCTTGCGAGCGCGCTCCTCGGGAGCCTGTTCACCCTGCGCCGAATCTTGCGTATCGACCCTGCCGAAGCGATTGGATAG
- a CDS encoding ABC transporter ATP-binding protein → MPALELDKVRKVYGAGEQQVVALNDVSLTVEDDEMMVLVGPSGSGKTTLLTVAGALLRPTSGSVRVGGTEITDLDDKQLARFRRDQVGFVFQSVNLVSFLTAKENLLVVRQFGGSRIDAAARKRADQLLDELGLGGRGNNLPGQLSGGEKQRVAIGRALMNDPSLVLVDEPTSALDSELGKQVMDLLQREIKGRGVSAIIVTHDDRVLHYGDRTVRIVDGALEATDVSRA, encoded by the coding sequence ATGCCCGCACTTGAGCTGGACAAGGTCCGGAAGGTCTACGGAGCCGGTGAACAGCAGGTTGTCGCCCTGAACGACGTCAGCCTGACGGTCGAGGACGACGAGATGATGGTCCTCGTCGGCCCGTCCGGGTCGGGCAAGACCACCCTGCTCACCGTGGCCGGAGCACTCCTCCGCCCGACGTCGGGCAGTGTGCGGGTCGGCGGGACGGAGATCACCGACCTCGACGACAAGCAGCTGGCCCGGTTTCGACGGGACCAGGTGGGATTCGTCTTCCAGTCCGTCAATCTGGTCTCGTTCCTGACTGCCAAGGAGAACCTGCTCGTCGTCAGGCAGTTCGGCGGCTCCCGGATCGACGCTGCGGCCAGGAAGCGGGCCGATCAGCTGCTCGACGAACTGGGCCTCGGTGGACGTGGCAACAACCTGCCGGGCCAGCTCTCCGGTGGCGAGAAGCAGCGGGTGGCCATCGGCCGGGCGCTGATGAACGACCCCTCGCTGGTGCTGGTCGACGAGCCGACATCGGCACTGGACTCCGAGCTCGGCAAGCAGGTGATGGACCTGCTCCAACGGGAGATCAAGGGGCGCGGCGTCTCGGCGATCATCGTCACGCACGACGACCGGGTTCTGCACTACGGCGACCGCACCGTGCGGATCGTCGACGGCGCCCTCGAGGCGACGGACGTGTCCCGCGCGTGA
- a CDS encoding OsmC family protein, whose protein sequence is MTTAAAPLEYKVTARAVHGDVAEVTAAQAVVPIDAGWATPSTGAPGPADLLGSAFAACMLKNLARSGALLGFEYDDAHLEVVLHRQDAPPKFTHIEYALRISTDEPERRVELVHTNLRKFGTVYNTLAAVCEVHGTVTAVRRTQKKT, encoded by the coding sequence ATGACGACTGCGGCCGCACCACTGGAGTACAAGGTCACAGCCCGGGCTGTTCACGGCGACGTGGCGGAGGTCACCGCCGCTCAGGCCGTCGTCCCGATCGACGCAGGGTGGGCGACCCCGTCGACCGGAGCACCTGGTCCGGCGGACCTGTTGGGCAGCGCCTTCGCCGCTTGCATGCTCAAGAACCTGGCCCGTTCGGGTGCCCTGCTGGGCTTTGAGTACGACGATGCCCACCTCGAGGTCGTGCTTCACCGGCAGGACGCGCCGCCCAAGTTCACCCACATCGAGTACGCCCTGCGGATCAGCACCGACGAACCCGAACGACGTGTCGAGCTCGTCCACACCAACCTTCGCAAGTTTGGGACCGTCTACAACACGCTGGCAGCCGTGTGCGAGGTGCACGGCACCGTCACGGCAGTCCGGAGAACTCAGAAGAAGACCTAG
- a CDS encoding long-chain-fatty-acid--CoA ligase, with product MSAQPPIWAESYAPGVPLSLVYGDTTVLDLFEGAARDHAGRPALDFMGRVTTYAETADAVCRVAEGLRGLGVKAGDNVALAMPNCPQNVIAFLAVVRLGATVVEHNPLYTAGELRAPFVDHAARVAIVWDKVVPVVESLRTSTALEHVIAVDLTAELPLAKRLALRLPIAKARAARDTLHTPAPDAMPWKILLANDPIDDAHPRPVADDVALMLYTSGTTGQPKGVPLRHRNLVANVLQGQAWVPAMEPGRETVMVALPLFHAYGVTVSVLLGLSLGSKLVLLPKPDIGLIMDAIKRDVPSFLPAVPPLYAKIVDEAEKRGISIRGIKWSLSGAMALQAPLVERWEAATGGLLVEGYGLTETSPVIVGNPMSKARRPGSIGVPFPDTQVRIVDPEDLDREVALGDRGELLVRGPQVFDGYRDLPEETRAAFHDGWFRTGDIVTMAPDGFITIVDRIKEVIITGGFNVYPSEVEAALRLHASVADAAVVGIRSADGAEEVVAAVVAVEGQQVDSDALRTHVRGELTPYKVPRRVFALEALPANAMGKVLRREVAELLQKL from the coding sequence ATGTCAGCTCAGCCCCCCATCTGGGCGGAGTCCTACGCCCCCGGAGTCCCGCTCTCGCTTGTGTACGGCGACACGACGGTGCTCGACCTCTTCGAGGGGGCCGCGCGCGACCACGCCGGGCGGCCGGCACTGGACTTCATGGGCCGGGTGACGACGTACGCCGAGACCGCTGACGCCGTGTGCCGGGTCGCCGAAGGCCTGCGCGGCCTCGGCGTCAAGGCCGGCGACAACGTCGCGCTGGCGATGCCCAACTGCCCCCAGAACGTGATCGCCTTCCTGGCGGTCGTACGCCTTGGCGCCACGGTCGTCGAGCACAACCCGCTCTACACGGCCGGTGAGCTGCGAGCACCCTTCGTGGACCACGCGGCCCGCGTCGCGATCGTCTGGGACAAGGTCGTCCCGGTGGTCGAGTCGCTGCGGACCAGCACCGCACTCGAGCACGTCATCGCGGTCGACCTCACCGCCGAGCTTCCCCTCGCCAAGCGCCTGGCCCTGCGACTCCCGATTGCCAAGGCCCGCGCGGCCCGCGACACGTTGCACACGCCGGCACCCGACGCGATGCCGTGGAAGATCCTGCTGGCCAACGACCCGATCGACGACGCGCACCCGCGTCCGGTCGCCGACGACGTCGCCCTGATGCTCTACACGTCCGGCACCACCGGTCAGCCGAAGGGCGTGCCCCTGCGTCACCGCAATCTCGTGGCCAACGTGCTGCAGGGCCAGGCGTGGGTCCCCGCAATGGAGCCCGGTCGCGAGACCGTCATGGTCGCGCTCCCGCTCTTCCACGCGTACGGCGTGACCGTGAGCGTGCTCCTGGGCCTCTCGTTGGGGTCCAAGCTGGTGCTGCTCCCCAAGCCCGACATCGGTCTGATCATGGATGCGATCAAGCGCGATGTGCCCTCGTTCCTTCCGGCGGTCCCACCGCTGTACGCGAAGATCGTCGACGAGGCGGAGAAGCGGGGCATTTCGATCCGGGGGATCAAGTGGTCGCTCTCCGGCGCGATGGCACTCCAGGCCCCGCTGGTCGAGCGTTGGGAGGCCGCCACCGGAGGCCTGCTGGTCGAGGGCTACGGCCTCACCGAGACCTCCCCGGTCATCGTCGGCAACCCGATGTCCAAGGCCAGGCGCCCCGGCTCGATCGGGGTCCCGTTCCCTGACACCCAGGTGCGCATAGTCGATCCTGAGGATCTCGACCGCGAGGTTGCTCTCGGAGATCGCGGCGAGCTGCTGGTGCGTGGACCGCAGGTCTTCGACGGCTACCGCGACCTGCCAGAGGAGACCCGAGCCGCCTTCCACGATGGCTGGTTCCGCACCGGTGACATCGTGACGATGGCGCCGGACGGCTTCATCACGATCGTCGACCGGATCAAGGAAGTCATCATCACCGGCGGCTTCAACGTCTATCCGTCCGAGGTCGAGGCGGCCCTGCGCCTACACGCCTCTGTCGCCGACGCCGCGGTGGTCGGAATCCGCAGTGCCGACGGTGCCGAGGAAGTGGTCGCCGCCGTGGTGGCCGTCGAGGGCCAGCAGGTCGACTCCGATGCGCTGCGTACGCACGTCCGCGGAGAGCTGACCCCCTACAAGGTCCCTCGCCGCGTCTTCGCGCTCGAGGCGCTGCCCGCCAACGCGATGGGCAAGGTGCTTCGCCGCGAGGTCGCGGAACTGCTCCAGAAGCTCTGA